The proteins below are encoded in one region of Drosophila santomea strain STO CAGO 1482 chromosome 3R, Prin_Dsan_1.1, whole genome shotgun sequence:
- the LOC120452596 gene encoding peptidoglycan-recognition protein LB isoform X2 — translation MTALGLILLSMMGYSQHMQQANLGDGVATARLLSRSDWGARLPKSVDHFQGPAPYVIIHHSYMPGVCYSTPECMKSMRDMQDFHQLERGWNDIGYSFGIGGDGMIYTGRGFNVVGAHAPKYNDKSVGIVLIGDWRTELPPKQMLDAARNLISFGVFKGYIDPAYKLLGHRQVRDTECPGGRLFAEISSWPHFTHLNETEGVVSSTAAPVEPHVHPKAATQTPLAQSPPAAPKV, via the exons ATGACAGCACTGGGATTAATTCTGCTATCGATGATGG GCTATAGTCAGCACATGCAGCAGGCGAATCTGGGCGATGGTGTGGCCACCGCCCGACTGCTGTCCAGATCCGACTGGGGTGCCCGGCTGCCCAAGTCCGTGGACCACTTTCAGGGACCCGCGCCCTACGTCATCATCCACCACTCGTACATGCCCGGCGTGTGCTACTCCACTCCGGAGTGCATGAAGAGCATGCGGGACATGCAGGACTTCCACCAGCTGGAGCGCGGATGGAACGATATCGGATATAGCTTTGGCATCGGCGGCGATGGCATGATCTACACCGGCAGGGGATTCAATGTCGTCGGAGCTCATGCGCCGAAGTACAATGACAAGAGCGTGGGCATCGTGCTGATCGGAGATTGGAGAA CTGAACTGCCGCCCAAGCAGATGCTGGATGCGGCCAGGAACCTGATCTCCTTCGGGGTGTTCAAGGGCTACATTGACCCCGCCTACAAGCTGCTGGGCCACCGACAGGTGCGGGATACCGAGTGTCCTGGAGGCCGCCTGTTTGCCGAGATCTCCAGCTGGCCGCACTTTACCCACCTAAACGAAACCGAAGGCGTAGTTAGCAGCACTGCGGCGCCTGTCGAGCCCCACGTCCATCCAAAGGCGGCAACACAAACGCCACTCGCCCAATCCCCGCCAGCTGCGCCCAAGGTCTAG